AACAAGCCAAAAGAGATTTACCATTCTTTTTGGTCTCTTCTCATGGACCCTAAAGGGACATCTTGAACAAACAAAAAGacaaatattatgatttaaatcaaTACACTTTATTTCCTAAAAGGTAAAGTGACACATCTTCCAACAATCATAAAAGTGTCATATTTTTTTCACATCATTCATTTGAACAGTTGTCACTTATTTCACACAATCAGAAACACTCAGTATCTCAACTTGaaatctttcaatattttgccTCTAAGCAACTATcttcattttgttatttcttttcacgagaattttaaaaaaaaaaaacatatcataGTCTCTCACAAAACAAGGCCAGAGTTTAAAAGCcaactgaaattaaaataaggCCAGAGTGACCAAGGAATAGAGACAGCCTCTTACAAAATTGAACAGCATAGTCTTATCATGACCAAGTTATATAACACTAGCAATTACAGAAATAGCAATTTGATCTACATATTATGACTTATTTTCTCTTCATTAATTACTGAAAATAATGGATAGGAGAAGAAAACCTGTCACACTAACTTACCAAACAACCCCACTATGATACATTTAACTGAGCAGTCAAGGATATAATGAATTAGTAAGCATCAATGCTCTATCTCTTGACTGTGCTGCAAGCCTAATCACACAGCACTTCCACTAAGGAagacaatataaaatatctttgCCCCATGAAATGAGTGAACTTACTTCCTAGCGATAGAAACAGGAAATTGACAAATGTTAAAAGTTTTTCACTGACTAATAACCCTCGCTAGACAGGATTTCAGgtcaaaacacacaaaaaaaaccAGTCAAAGCATTCTATTCAGAAAGCACCAAGCTAATATCtaagaataaacaaattaaaaaggaGCACAGACCTTCATATTTAAAAAGATGAATGtgcataaaaatatgaaatatgcagaAACAAGGGCCAAACCAATCAAAATGGATGACTGCTGCAATCAACTACTTattcctacaacaaaaatgaAGAATACCATAATGGTATAAATACATAACATCTCCATATTCTCAATAGTAATCCACTCAAGGATTCCAATAAAATGGAATTAACACCAGGACTTGTCAAAATCTCTTAGTTGTGATTGAAGCTTTAGTAGTGaccaacattaaaaaaaaacatttatctaAACCAGAGGCTCAAGTATGAAACTCTGGATAATATAGGACTATTCAATGGGATGAAATACATCAAAAGAGCAAGTCTCttaagaattgaaaaagatTTTCTTACCGAACCCTTGGGCATTGAAGGTGTCACAGGTATTAGTTGCCTAGACTTCTTAATTTCCAGTTCCTCAAATCTTTGTGTCTTGACAGATAACtaaaagatgataaaaatgCCTCATTAGACCCTGCTTTTTcataaattgtatgaacaatgGAGCATACAATTCACTCAGTTACCTGAGGTGCAGTACGCCCCCGTACTGGAGGTTGTGCCAATGCTTCAGCCATGTTAAGACCAGCCATAGCGCTGGGCTGCCCAGACAAGGAAGAGGCTAAACCAGTTTGAGTGGAGAAAGATCCTGAACTGCTGCTTCCAATTATGGAGGGCACCTCAGCCAGAGCAGAGGTCCACCCCTCTCCACCAATTAAAGTTGTACTACCAACAGGCAAGCTCTGAACAGCTGAGCTCAAACCAGGAGATGAGACCCTTCCTATATCAGGACCTCCTCGCTCTTCAGTTCCGAGTGAGGGAAAATCTTTCTCAAATACAGACTTCTTGATGCTAGTGCCAGTACTACCCGCAGACAGCACACCATTTCCATTGCTATGACTACTATTACTGCTGCATTTTGAGTCCAGCACAATCCTTTTGGGAAAAATCTCACTATGTTTCCTGGAAACCATTGAATTAGAGCGCCGCAAGGTGTCCTTTTCAATCCGATTGCTTAAGATGTTGCCTAAAGGATCAGAAGAATCACGGTCCCACAGATCCCCATAGCTCAGCCTTTCTTTATCTCTCTCACGATCCTTATCACGGTAACTTCTATTAAAACTACTATATGCATGCTTAGGAGAACCATTACTAGAACTCCTCCGTGAATTTGACGAAGAAGTCCGGTCCAAAAAGGCAGAACGAGGGCTATCAAGATCACTTATGCTCTTAGTATTTCTACTTCTTGTGTGATATACAGATGAAGTTCCATCTATAGATCAAAATTAACAAAGCAATTACTATTTATTTCCGTGATTAAATACATTTTAAACAATTCTATATGTCCAAAAGCATAAAGAATAAACATTGATAGAACTGactgataaaaatattaatgcaaataaaaaattccaaaactTGACATATGTAGAGTACCTGAGTGAGGAGATGATGGCACAGAGTGGTGGACTGAACTGCCACCACCAGTAACACTTCCAGTACTTCTCAACCATTCTGGAACTAGTGTAGGTTCACTTCTTTCCATTAGAAGCACTGAACATCATCAGATAAAACAAGAGATACACTTCTCTCACCTTCTTCACCACCCCTTCCCAACAGAATAATTATCATTCCCTACAAAGTTACTACCTTCTAACCCTAATTCTATCCTTCTTTCCTCCTAAAACACAGACTTATGCTTCACAACCACCAACAATTGACCAAGCAACCAATCAAGTCAGTCACCAGTTAACCAGAAAATGCTCTAAATCCACTAGCAGGTACAATATTAGTCAATGggattttattcaattaaaaaaactaacagaAGCAAATTCTGACACAAGCCTGTAACCAGTGTACGCAAAACAAAGACGGTGGCAACATATAGTGGCATGAGTTAACGAAATTTAACCAAAATACTCTCTAGTCTCTACGCCTCCATCTTCAATTAAAGATGGATTTGCAGAcagcaccaccaccaccaccacactCAATAGACCCTCATCTCTTAGAAAACACCAATACCTTAGATGAAAACAACAATCAATGAATGCCAACAATGAAAGAATACCAAATATTCCTTAAAGTTGATTCACATCCACAAACCggcaaaattagaaaaaaaaaaaaaaacctagaacaatgaagaaaaaagaaaaaccctaaaaaaaagaaagtttatgAGTGTAGGCTATTATACGCAGACTTATAAGTTTATAAACAAGTTGTATGTAAGTTTCAGGACTTAGGGTTTGAACAACGAAATATTTTCTCAGCAAAATATAGGGAAATTTGTAGAGAGAGACATAAATCGAATAGAAA
This is a stretch of genomic DNA from Mangifera indica cultivar Alphonso chromosome 11, CATAS_Mindica_2.1, whole genome shotgun sequence. It encodes these proteins:
- the LOC123229544 gene encoding mediator of RNA polymerase II transcription subunit 1-like, translating into MERSEPTLVPEWLRSTGSVTGGGSSVHHSVPSSPHSDGTSSVYHTRSRNTKSISDLDSPRSAFLDRTSSSNSRRSSSNGSPKHAYSSFNRSYRDKDRERDKERLSYGDLWDRDSSDPLGNILSNRIEKDTLRRSNSMVSRKHSEIFPKRIVLDSKCSSNSSHSNGNGVLSAGSTGTSIKKSVFEKDFPSLGTEERGGPDIGRVSSPGLSSAVQSLPVGSTTLIGGEGWTSALAEVPSIIGSSSSGSFSTQTGLASSLSGQPSAMAGLNMAEALAQPPVRGRTAPQLSVKTQRFEELEIKKSRQLIPVTPSMPKGSVHSFSDKSKPKTAVRAVEMNMVTKNGQLAASSLLQASQSLHGGNVKSDVSKSSHGKLYVLKPAWENGVSNPPKDVASPTNNANSRASSNQLTVAPLVASAPSKAPNNLKLSSGERKASTSNPILVFPVERRPSLSQTQSRHDFFNLLKKKTSVNSYTLPGDSGSDISSITVEKSGEVLKEVVGVPVSHATDNGVEVSVNGDTCEEVQIFSNMGEKSVGHYPTVDPDEEAAFLRSLGWEENSGEDEGLTEEEINAFLQEYKKRGRQLKLPEFHAFGDGGASSELSSSDSVSES